A genomic region of Rhodococcus pyridinivorans contains the following coding sequences:
- the rpmH gene encoding 50S ribosomal protein L34, with the protein MAKGKRTFQPNNRRRARVHGFRLRMRTRAGRAIVSARRRKGRASLTA; encoded by the coding sequence GTGGCCAAGGGCAAGCGGACGTTCCAGCCGAACAACCGACGCCGCGCGCGCGTTCACGGCTTCCGTCTCCGGATGCGCACCCGTGCGGGTCGCGCGATCGTTTCGGCGCGTCGCCGTAAGGGCCGCGCTTCTCTCACCGCCTGA
- the dnaN gene encoding DNA polymerase III subunit beta, which translates to MELGSMKFRVPREDFADSVAWVARSLPSRPPVPVLGGVLLGADERGLTVSGFDYEVSAQVHVSAEVITPGQVLVSGKLLADITRALPHKPVDVVLDGTRVLITCGSAKFSLPTMPVEDYPQLPALPQQTGALSGDLFAEAISQVAVAAGKDDTLPMLTGIRVEIEGTDMVLAATDRFRLAVRKLEWMPTAESTSSAVLVPAKTLSEAAKTVGGSSNSPVQLALGSGSSVGAEGLLGIVAEGRRTTTRLLDAEFPKFRQLLPNEHTAMATVEIAPLVDAIKRVALVAERGAQVRLEFTEGSVMLSAGGDDAGRAEESHPAEFFGEPLIIAFNPGYLLDGLTSLHTDKVSFGFTTSSRPAVLRPALDEEPVPDSSGTFAAPDSDYTYLLMPVRLPG; encoded by the coding sequence ATGGAGCTGGGAAGTATGAAGTTTCGTGTGCCTCGCGAGGACTTCGCTGATTCCGTTGCATGGGTTGCCCGAAGCCTTCCGTCGCGACCCCCCGTTCCCGTCCTGGGCGGTGTCCTGCTCGGAGCGGACGAACGCGGGCTGACGGTCTCGGGCTTCGATTACGAGGTATCCGCGCAGGTCCACGTCTCGGCCGAGGTCATCACCCCCGGTCAGGTGCTGGTGTCCGGCAAGCTGCTCGCCGACATCACCCGCGCGTTGCCCCACAAGCCTGTGGATGTCGTGCTCGACGGCACCCGCGTGCTCATCACGTGCGGTAGCGCCAAGTTCTCGCTCCCCACCATGCCTGTGGAGGACTACCCGCAGCTGCCCGCGCTCCCGCAGCAGACCGGTGCACTCTCCGGCGATCTGTTCGCCGAGGCCATCAGCCAGGTCGCCGTCGCCGCCGGCAAGGACGACACGCTTCCCATGCTCACGGGCATCCGAGTCGAGATCGAGGGCACCGACATGGTGCTCGCTGCCACCGACCGTTTCCGTCTCGCAGTGCGCAAGCTCGAGTGGATGCCCACCGCGGAGTCCACCAGCTCGGCCGTGCTCGTGCCCGCAAAGACCCTCTCCGAGGCCGCGAAAACTGTTGGCGGGTCGTCCAACTCCCCGGTCCAGCTCGCGCTCGGCAGCGGGTCGTCGGTGGGCGCCGAGGGCCTGCTCGGCATCGTCGCCGAAGGTCGCCGCACCACCACGCGCCTGCTCGACGCCGAATTCCCCAAGTTCCGCCAGTTGCTCCCCAACGAGCACACCGCGATGGCGACCGTCGAAATCGCACCGTTGGTCGACGCGATCAAGCGTGTCGCGCTGGTCGCCGAGCGCGGTGCGCAGGTCCGACTCGAGTTCACCGAGGGCAGCGTGATGCTGTCCGCCGGTGGCGACGACGCCGGCCGCGCCGAGGAATCGCATCCCGCGGAGTTCTTCGGTGAGCCGCTGATCATCGCGTTCAACCCCGGCTACCTGCTCGACGGTCTGACGTCGCTGCACACCGACAAGGTCTCGTTCGGGTTCACCACTTCGAGTCGTCCGGCCGTGCTGCGGCCGGCGCTCGACGAGGAGCCCGTGCCGGATTCCTCGGGTACGTTCGCCGCTCCGGACAGCGATTACACCTATCTTCTGATGCCGGTGCGCCTGCCGGGCTGA
- the dnaA gene encoding chromosomal replication initiator protein DnaA, translated as MLTKSQKAWLALVKPITLAQGFALLSVPSTLAQQSIERDLREPILRTLNRHLGHRVEGLGVRVEPRERMDDPAEDPYAEPRDTLPLEGLPEDAQPVNPRTAEPRSRDPRTAEPRSRDLRRDPPMPRDVAGARDGAVARDGVGAMDGGFTRDGMLPGEGAAYRRRLISSREHDMLEADHGELEEVDDDREAMTAVRESWPSYFTQPPPPETPPIGSSSLNAKYTFDTFVIGASNRFAHAAAVAIAEAPARAYNPLFIWGASGLGKTHLLHAAGHYAQRLFPGMRVKYVSTEEFTNDFINSLRDDRKVAFKRRYRETDILLVDDIQFIEGKEGIQEEFFHTFNTLHNANKQIVVSSDRPPKQLATLEERLRTRFEWGLITDVQPPELETRIAILSKKARMDGLNVPHDVLELIASRIERNIRELEGALIRVTAFASLNRQPLDLTLAEVVLRDLMPDSSALEINAATIMAVTAEYFGTSIDDLCGPGKARPLAQARQIAMYLCRELTDLSLPKIGQTFGRDHTTVMYADKKIRKEMTERRKVYDQVQELTARIKQRSKR; from the coding sequence ATGCTGACGAAGAGCCAGAAGGCATGGCTCGCGCTGGTAAAACCGATCACGCTCGCACAGGGATTCGCGCTGCTCTCGGTGCCGTCCACCCTCGCCCAGCAATCGATCGAACGCGATCTGCGCGAACCCATCCTCCGCACCCTCAACCGGCACCTCGGTCACCGGGTCGAGGGTCTCGGTGTGCGTGTCGAACCGCGGGAACGCATGGACGACCCCGCCGAGGATCCCTACGCCGAACCCCGCGACACGCTGCCCCTCGAGGGTCTGCCGGAAGATGCACAGCCTGTGAATCCGCGCACGGCAGAGCCCCGCAGCCGTGACCCGCGCACGGCAGAGCCCCGCAGCCGTGATCTGCGTCGCGACCCTCCGATGCCCCGGGATGTCGCCGGCGCGCGGGACGGGGCTGTGGCCAGGGACGGCGTCGGGGCGATGGACGGGGGATTCACCCGGGACGGCATGCTTCCCGGTGAGGGTGCGGCCTATCGGCGACGCCTGATCTCCTCGCGCGAGCACGACATGCTCGAGGCCGACCACGGCGAACTCGAGGAGGTCGACGACGACCGGGAGGCGATGACCGCCGTCCGCGAGTCGTGGCCGTCCTATTTCACCCAGCCCCCGCCGCCCGAGACGCCGCCCATCGGCAGCAGCAGCCTCAACGCGAAGTACACCTTCGACACCTTCGTGATCGGTGCGTCGAACCGGTTCGCGCACGCCGCGGCGGTGGCCATCGCCGAGGCACCGGCGCGCGCCTACAACCCCCTGTTCATCTGGGGCGCCTCGGGCCTGGGGAAGACCCATCTGCTGCACGCCGCCGGCCACTATGCACAGCGCCTCTTCCCGGGCATGCGGGTGAAGTACGTCTCCACCGAGGAGTTCACCAACGACTTCATCAACAGCCTCCGCGACGACCGCAAGGTCGCGTTCAAGCGGCGCTACCGCGAGACCGACATCCTCCTCGTCGACGACATCCAGTTCATCGAGGGCAAGGAAGGCATCCAGGAGGAGTTCTTCCACACTTTCAACACCCTCCACAACGCCAACAAGCAGATCGTCGTCTCGTCCGACCGGCCGCCCAAGCAGCTCGCGACGCTCGAGGAACGACTGCGGACCCGGTTCGAGTGGGGACTGATCACCGACGTCCAGCCTCCCGAACTCGAGACGCGCATCGCGATCCTGTCGAAGAAAGCACGCATGGACGGCCTGAACGTGCCGCACGACGTGCTCGAGCTGATCGCGAGCCGGATCGAACGCAATATCCGCGAACTCGAGGGTGCCCTGATCCGTGTGACGGCCTTCGCGTCGCTCAACAGGCAGCCGCTCGATCTCACCCTCGCCGAGGTCGTGCTGCGTGATCTGATGCCGGATTCCTCGGCTCTCGAGATCAATGCCGCCACGATCATGGCTGTGACCGCGGAGTACTTCGGGACGTCGATAGACGACCTGTGCGGGCCCGGAAAGGCACGGCCGCTGGCGCAGGCCCGCCAGATCGCGATGTATCTGTGCCGCGAGCTCACCGACCTGTCGCTGCCGAAGATCGGGCAGACCTTCGGTCGCGACCACACCACAGTCATGTACGCGGACAAGAAGATTCGCAAGGAGATGACCGAGCGTCGCAAGGTCTACGACCAGGTGCAGGAGCTCACCGCGCGTATCAAACAGCGGTCCAAGCGCTGA
- the recF gene encoding DNA replication/repair protein RecF (All proteins in this family for which functions are known are DNA-binding proteins that assist the filamentation of RecA onto DNA for the initiation of recombination or recombinational repair.), which yields MYVRTFSLRDFRSWRTVSVDLTPGATVFVGRNGHGKTNLLEALGYLSTLSSHRVSSDGPLLRAGTSRAFAGALVVNNGRELGIDIEINEAKQNRARINQSPARRPREILGILRTVLFAPEDLSLVRGDPGDRRRFLDELLSTRFPRMSGVRADYDKVLRQRSALLKTAGGALRRGSRSSDGAGALATLDVWDGHLAAHGAELLAARIALLHELAPHVSEAYRSIAPESRPASLRYRSSLADALPPEFSDPARTPAPDDREFLETVFLHRLAEVRSKEIERGVCLVGPHRDDLDLTLGAEPAKGYASHGESWSFALALRLGAFALLRTDGTDPVLMLDDVFAELDRRRRSALAEVAATAEQVLITAAVPEDVPAELNGARYPVHAEDTEEGRISVLGSVQRETDPLTGEVG from the coding sequence GTGTACGTTCGCACCTTCTCGCTGCGCGACTTCCGTTCGTGGAGAACGGTTTCCGTCGACCTCACTCCGGGGGCGACGGTCTTCGTCGGGCGCAACGGACACGGGAAGACCAATCTGCTCGAGGCCCTCGGATATCTGTCGACGCTGTCGTCGCACCGGGTGTCCTCCGACGGCCCGCTGCTGCGGGCCGGCACGTCGCGGGCGTTCGCCGGGGCGCTGGTCGTCAACAACGGTCGTGAGCTCGGTATCGACATCGAGATCAACGAGGCCAAGCAGAACCGGGCGCGGATCAATCAGTCGCCCGCCCGGCGTCCTCGAGAGATCCTCGGCATCCTCCGCACGGTGCTCTTCGCCCCGGAGGATCTGTCGCTCGTGCGCGGCGACCCGGGTGATCGCCGGCGGTTCCTCGACGAACTGCTCAGCACGCGTTTCCCGCGGATGAGCGGGGTTCGGGCCGACTACGACAAGGTGCTGCGCCAGCGATCCGCCCTGCTCAAGACCGCGGGGGGAGCACTGCGGCGGGGGAGTCGCTCGAGCGACGGGGCGGGCGCTCTGGCGACCCTCGACGTGTGGGACGGTCATCTCGCGGCCCACGGAGCCGAGCTGCTCGCCGCGCGCATCGCGTTGCTGCACGAACTGGCCCCGCACGTGTCCGAGGCGTACCGGTCGATCGCACCCGAGTCGCGTCCGGCGAGCCTGCGTTATCGCAGCAGCCTGGCCGACGCGCTGCCGCCGGAGTTCTCCGACCCGGCCCGCACGCCCGCGCCCGACGACCGAGAGTTTCTCGAGACCGTCTTCCTCCACCGCCTCGCGGAGGTGCGGTCGAAGGAGATCGAACGCGGCGTCTGCCTCGTCGGACCCCACCGCGACGATCTCGACCTGACGCTCGGTGCCGAACCCGCGAAAGGCTATGCGAGCCACGGCGAATCGTGGTCGTTCGCGCTCGCACTGCGGCTCGGGGCATTCGCCCTGCTCCGCACCGACGGCACCGATCCCGTTCTCATGCTCGACGACGTCTTCGCCGAACTCGACCGACGGCGCCGCTCCGCCCTCGCCGAGGTCGCCGCGACGGCCGAACAGGTGCTGATCACGGCGGCCGTGCCGGAGGACGTGCCGGCCGAACTGAACGGCGCCCGATACCCCGTGCATGCCGAGGACACCGAAGAAGGTCGTATCTCTGTGCTGGGATCGGTGCAACGGGAGACGGACCCGCTCACCGGGGAGGTCGGTTGA
- the rnpA gene encoding ribonuclease P protein component, with product MLPEPYRLRRHSDFSDTVRRGRRQGRRDLVVHVLERDRTESLVSVGGPRFGLVVSKAVGPAVIRHRVARRLRHICAGLVEALPSETDIVLRALPGAAIADSRELDKQVRSGLTRLGLLDAGASASHGSARA from the coding sequence GTGCTACCTGAGCCGTATCGACTGCGGCGCCACTCGGATTTCTCGGATACCGTCCGCCGAGGGCGTCGTCAGGGGCGGCGGGATCTGGTCGTTCACGTTCTCGAACGCGATCGCACCGAGTCCTTGGTGAGTGTCGGCGGTCCGCGTTTCGGACTGGTCGTGAGCAAGGCTGTCGGGCCGGCGGTGATTCGACATCGAGTCGCACGCCGGCTTCGTCATATCTGTGCAGGTCTCGTCGAGGCTCTGCCCTCCGAGACCGACATCGTGCTGCGCGCACTACCCGGCGCTGCCATCGCGGATTCCCGTGAGCTCGACAAGCAGGTGCGGTCGGGTCTCACCCGCCTCGGACTGCTCGACGCCGGTGCTTCCGCCTCGCATGGGAGTGCTCGCGCATGA
- the gyrB gene encoding DNA topoisomerase (ATP-hydrolyzing) subunit B: MAAQKSNNNKSEYGASSITVLEGLEAVRKRPGMYIGSTGERGLHHLIWEVVDNSVDEAMAGYASKVEVTLLADGGVQVVDDGRGIPVGMHASGVPTVEVVLTQLHAGGKFDSDAYAVSGGLHGVGISVVNALSTTLEVEIDNDGYHWEQTYTASKPGELVRGEATKQTGTTVRFWPDPEIFETTTFNFETVARRLQEMAFLNKGLTITLTDERVAPEEVTDEDVPETAEAPKTAEDQAVEATEPEVHKVKVRTYHYPGGLEDYVRHINRTKSPIHNSVVGFTAKGTGHELEVAMQWNSGYSESVHTFANTINTHEGGTHEEGFRAALTTVVNRYAKDKKLLKDKDPNLTGDDIREGLAAIISVKVAEPQFEGQTKTKLGNTEVKSFVQKACNEHISHWFEANPADAKTIVTKAVSSAHARVAARKARELVRRKSATDIGGLPGKLADCRSKDPSKCEIYIVEGDSAGGSAKSGRDSMYQAILPLRGKIINVEKARIDKVLKNAEVQSIITAFGTGIHEEFDISKLRYHKIVLMADADVDGQHIATLLLTLLFRFMRPLVEEGHVFLAQPPLYKLKWQRSEPEFAYSDRERDALLEAGLKAGKRINKDDGIQRYKGLGEMNAKELWETTMDPSVRVLRQVTLDDAAAADELFSVLMGEDVAARRSFITRNAKDVRFLDV; the protein is encoded by the coding sequence GTGGCTGCCCAGAAGTCGAACAACAACAAGAGTGAGTACGGTGCGTCGTCCATCACCGTCCTCGAGGGTCTCGAGGCGGTGCGCAAGCGCCCCGGTATGTACATCGGTTCCACCGGAGAGCGTGGCCTGCACCACCTGATCTGGGAGGTCGTCGACAACTCCGTCGACGAGGCCATGGCCGGTTACGCGTCGAAGGTGGAGGTCACCCTCCTCGCCGACGGCGGTGTCCAGGTCGTCGACGACGGTCGCGGTATCCCCGTCGGTATGCACGCCTCCGGTGTGCCCACCGTCGAGGTCGTCCTCACCCAGCTCCACGCGGGTGGCAAGTTCGACTCCGATGCCTACGCCGTCTCCGGCGGTCTGCACGGTGTCGGTATCTCCGTGGTGAACGCCCTGTCCACAACCCTCGAGGTCGAGATCGACAACGACGGCTACCACTGGGAGCAGACGTACACCGCCTCGAAGCCGGGCGAGCTCGTCCGCGGTGAGGCCACCAAGCAGACCGGTACCACCGTCCGCTTCTGGCCGGACCCGGAGATCTTCGAGACCACGACGTTCAACTTCGAGACCGTCGCGCGTCGCCTGCAGGAGATGGCGTTCCTCAACAAGGGACTGACCATCACTCTCACCGACGAGCGGGTCGCTCCCGAAGAGGTCACCGACGAGGACGTCCCGGAGACCGCCGAGGCGCCGAAGACCGCCGAGGACCAGGCCGTCGAGGCGACCGAGCCCGAGGTGCACAAGGTCAAGGTCCGCACCTACCACTACCCGGGTGGTCTCGAGGACTACGTGCGCCACATCAACCGCACGAAGTCGCCGATCCACAACTCCGTCGTCGGGTTCACCGCCAAGGGCACCGGCCACGAACTCGAGGTCGCGATGCAGTGGAACTCGGGTTACTCCGAGTCCGTCCACACCTTCGCCAACACCATCAACACTCACGAGGGCGGTACGCACGAGGAAGGCTTCCGTGCGGCGCTGACCACGGTCGTCAACCGCTACGCGAAGGACAAGAAACTCCTCAAGGACAAGGACCCGAACCTCACGGGTGACGACATCCGTGAGGGTCTCGCGGCGATCATCTCCGTCAAGGTCGCTGAGCCGCAGTTCGAGGGCCAGACGAAGACCAAGCTCGGCAACACCGAGGTGAAGTCCTTCGTGCAGAAGGCGTGCAACGAACACATCTCGCACTGGTTCGAGGCCAACCCGGCCGACGCGAAGACGATCGTCACCAAGGCCGTGTCGTCGGCGCACGCGCGTGTCGCCGCTCGTAAGGCGCGCGAGCTCGTCCGCCGCAAGAGCGCGACCGACATCGGTGGTCTGCCCGGCAAGCTCGCCGACTGCCGGTCGAAGGACCCGAGCAAGTGTGAGATCTACATCGTGGAGGGCGACTCCGCGGGTGGCTCCGCCAAGTCGGGTCGCGACTCGATGTACCAGGCGATCCTTCCGCTGCGCGGCAAGATCATCAACGTCGAGAAGGCCCGGATCGACAAGGTCCTCAAGAACGCCGAGGTCCAGTCGATCATCACGGCGTTCGGTACCGGCATCCACGAGGAATTCGACATCTCGAAGCTGCGGTACCACAAGATCGTCCTGATGGCCGACGCCGACGTCGACGGTCAGCACATCGCGACGCTGCTGCTCACGCTGCTCTTCCGCTTCATGCGGCCGCTGGTCGAGGAAGGCCATGTCTTCCTGGCACAGCCGCCGCTGTACAAGCTCAAGTGGCAGCGCAGCGAGCCGGAGTTCGCGTACTCCGACCGCGAGCGCGACGCCCTGCTCGAGGCGGGTCTGAAGGCCGGCAAGAGGATCAACAAGGACGACGGCATCCAGCGCTACAAGGGCCTCGGTGAAATGAACGCCAAAGAGCTGTGGGAGACCACCATGGATCCGAGCGTCCGCGTCCTGCGTCAGGTGACCCTTGACGACGCCGCTGCCGCCGACGAGCTGTTCAGCGTTCTGATGGGTGAGGACGTCGCGGCACGACGGAGCTTCATCACCCGTAACGCGAAGGATGTCCGCTTCCTCGACGTCTGA
- a CDS encoding DUF721 family protein: MNDEQAGPERGAGPARSADEPEPKGIDLARRALEEARAAAKASGKAVGQGRASRGPLRPKRRRRGWSGPGPDDRDPQTLGSLAQSLSKQRGWSAHVSEGTVMGSWARVVGDDIASHAQPTTLRDGILHVSAESTAWATQLRMMQSQILAKIAAAVGHGVVKELRITGPTAPSWRKGERHIRGRGPRDTYG; encoded by the coding sequence TTGAACGACGAACAAGCAGGTCCCGAACGCGGTGCCGGGCCGGCGCGCAGCGCGGACGAGCCGGAGCCGAAGGGCATCGATCTGGCCCGCCGCGCGCTCGAGGAGGCTCGAGCTGCCGCCAAGGCGAGCGGTAAGGCCGTCGGCCAGGGACGCGCGTCGCGCGGGCCGCTGCGCCCGAAACGCCGACGTCGTGGCTGGTCGGGGCCCGGGCCGGACGACCGCGATCCCCAGACCCTCGGTTCGCTCGCGCAGTCGCTGTCCAAACAGCGGGGCTGGTCGGCGCACGTGTCCGAGGGCACCGTCATGGGAAGCTGGGCGCGGGTCGTCGGCGACGACATCGCGAGCCATGCCCAGCCGACCACACTGCGCGACGGGATCCTGCACGTCTCGGCCGAGTCGACCGCCTGGGCGACCCAGCTGCGGATGATGCAATCGCAGATTCTCGCCAAGATCGCCGCGGCCGTGGGGCACGGGGTGGTCAAGGAACTGCGGATCACCGGCCCGACGGCTCCGAGCTGGCGGAAAGGCGAACGCCACATCCGCGGCCGCGGACCGCGCGACACCTACGGGTGA
- a CDS encoding sensor histidine kinase — MSDKSPPQQRWWNIEGWGLRRKVTAVLAVPVTVAMVLGGLRVENELSNAVHFSSAADQVAAVPDIVDFSTAFATATADAAVGTATPEEMAALGDAFGTIAAITENPELDPAVTADLSRTAATAQSLYTKIQAGPVPIEEIGAVTNEVRDSLNRVVEAILDEVDDREIIGYGDQLINAWYSQRYLFGQVLGLLQLIDDPTQPGTALVSASGAELAMLDLLARSYLMADQQIAELRAGVQERADMVDAAGSGPLPILDIRASLLKSVDIYGTIIDEASSQVSTTIQDRAAETRSAALRDTAIVLAALLAALVLALLVSRSLVGPIRRLRYGTLKVARQELPEAIDRIKVGDNIEDIEFTRVPVHTTEEIGQLARAVDDMHGQALRLAGEQAHLRLQISDMFETLARRSKSLVEQQLGLIERLEYEEKDPARLESLFRLDHLAARMRRNGDNLLILSGTRTRRGHSAPVQLGDILRAAMSEVEDYQRVQIGSTPDGALSGAVATDIVHLLAELVDNSLRASPPDSNVTFSFARAVDGGLLVEIADRGIGIPADELESINQRLAKGGEVGPDTARHMGLFVVSRLAERHGLTVRLRPTFDTARNPGITASVHIPDVLLVSPLALSHTGPQPRIEIEAEEYSAPQALSAPVAPQGLPAADDRHEYASSQSLDSADDVRADESDDAYDNGYANNGYAADVDESASAAWDAEPSYDDERRDEPQRDNQAPPASREFGPSGLPQRRPGGTPGLPTRQPGETPGLPTPPRSPQPRRIEPDAAAAFASSLPPRGPRRGPDETNGHPLDGRNGAGPRPDADRSRREGLSGLPQRRPGATPGLSPTDSQQSQSQSLPVREPQQGSAHRAPAPQQRPASPGLPQRRPGATPGLPGRASGSSPSVPQNRPQQQPSAGPLAGGDAAGRPDTPNRPDLPQRAPAPDAQRAPEQDADRRQQEPSTGFPQRRPGSTPGLPRRQPGSTPGLPQQPAASTNASEPDSAAAVSGPSIADGGSVSPHSDAQQAARHRYRTNSAKTASFFQPRSDLASARPQPANTPIFTTMMSDWLVDPTSLPEDRRKREWRSAADAGWEAAQRATESPVEEHTTAGLPRRAPGERLVPGAVRAPATGELPRTIRRRDPEAIRANLSRHQQGVRNGRASANSSNRENDEQGVR; from the coding sequence ATGAGTGACAAGTCGCCGCCCCAGCAGCGGTGGTGGAACATCGAGGGGTGGGGTCTTCGCAGGAAGGTCACCGCCGTTCTCGCTGTCCCCGTGACTGTGGCAATGGTCCTCGGTGGTCTTCGGGTCGAGAACGAGCTCAGCAACGCCGTCCACTTCTCGTCCGCAGCCGATCAGGTCGCAGCCGTGCCGGACATCGTGGATTTCTCGACGGCGTTCGCCACCGCCACCGCGGATGCCGCGGTCGGAACGGCGACCCCCGAGGAAATGGCGGCTCTCGGTGACGCTTTCGGCACGATCGCCGCGATCACGGAGAACCCCGAGCTCGATCCCGCCGTGACCGCCGACCTCAGCCGCACCGCCGCCACGGCCCAGTCGCTCTACACGAAGATTCAGGCGGGTCCGGTGCCGATCGAGGAGATCGGTGCCGTCACCAACGAGGTGCGCGACAGCCTCAACCGTGTCGTCGAGGCCATCCTCGACGAGGTCGACGATCGCGAGATCATCGGCTACGGCGACCAGCTGATCAACGCGTGGTACTCGCAGCGCTACCTCTTCGGTCAGGTTCTCGGTCTGCTCCAGCTGATCGACGACCCGACCCAGCCGGGCACCGCGCTGGTGTCCGCCTCCGGCGCCGAGCTCGCGATGCTCGACCTGCTCGCCCGCTCCTACCTGATGGCCGATCAGCAGATCGCCGAACTGCGGGCCGGCGTCCAGGAACGTGCCGACATGGTCGACGCGGCCGGTTCCGGTCCGCTCCCGATCCTCGACATCCGCGCGTCGCTGCTCAAGAGTGTCGACATCTACGGCACCATCATCGACGAGGCGTCGTCGCAGGTCAGCACCACGATTCAGGACCGCGCCGCGGAAACCCGCTCGGCCGCTCTCCGCGACACCGCGATCGTGCTCGCAGCCCTGCTCGCAGCCCTCGTGCTCGCATTGCTCGTGTCCCGCTCACTGGTCGGCCCGATCCGCCGCCTGCGTTACGGCACGCTGAAGGTCGCGCGGCAGGAGCTGCCCGAGGCCATCGACCGCATCAAGGTCGGCGACAACATCGAGGATATCGAGTTCACCCGAGTCCCGGTGCACACCACCGAGGAGATCGGTCAGCTCGCCCGCGCCGTCGACGACATGCACGGGCAGGCACTGCGTCTCGCCGGCGAGCAGGCACACCTCCGCCTGCAGATCAGCGACATGTTCGAGACACTCGCACGTCGCTCCAAGTCGCTCGTCGAGCAGCAGCTCGGCCTCATCGAACGACTCGAGTACGAGGAGAAGGATCCGGCCCGACTCGAGAGCCTGTTCCGCCTCGACCACCTCGCCGCGCGTATGCGCCGGAACGGCGACAACCTGCTGATTCTCTCCGGTACCCGCACGCGCCGCGGTCACTCCGCGCCCGTGCAGCTCGGCGACATCCTGCGCGCCGCGATGTCGGAGGTCGAAGACTACCAGCGCGTGCAGATCGGTTCGACTCCCGACGGTGCCCTCAGCGGCGCGGTCGCGACCGACATCGTGCATCTGCTCGCCGAGCTGGTCGACAACTCGCTGCGCGCGTCGCCGCCCGACAGCAACGTCACCTTCAGCTTCGCGCGAGCCGTCGACGGTGGCCTGCTCGTCGAGATCGCCGACCGCGGTATCGGTATCCCGGCCGACGAACTCGAGTCCATCAACCAGCGTCTCGCCAAGGGCGGCGAGGTCGGTCCCGACACCGCACGCCACATGGGTCTGTTCGTGGTCTCGCGACTGGCCGAGCGGCACGGTCTCACCGTGCGCCTGCGCCCGACCTTCGACACCGCACGCAACCCGGGTATCACCGCGAGCGTCCACATCCCGGACGTCCTGCTGGTCTCCCCGTTGGCGTTGTCGCACACCGGTCCCCAGCCGCGCATCGAGATCGAAGCGGAGGAGTACTCGGCACCGCAGGCGCTCTCGGCGCCCGTCGCCCCGCAGGGTCTGCCCGCGGCCGACGACCGGCACGAGTACGCGTCCTCGCAGTCGCTCGACTCCGCCGACGATGTCCGTGCGGACGAGTCCGACGATGCCTACGACAACGGCTACGCGAACAACGGTTACGCCGCCGATGTCGACGAGAGCGCTTCCGCCGCATGGGATGCGGAGCCGTCCTACGACGACGAGCGACGCGACGAGCCGCAGCGCGACAATCAGGCACCGCCGGCATCCCGCGAGTTCGGCCCGTCGGGGCTTCCGCAGCGTCGCCCGGGTGGAACTCCGGGTCTGCCCACGCGTCAGCCGGGCGAGACGCCTGGTCTCCCGACTCCACCCCGGTCGCCGCAGCCGCGCCGGATCGAGCCGGACGCCGCCGCAGCCTTCGCGTCGTCGCTGCCTCCGCGCGGTCCTCGTCGCGGGCCGGACGAGACCAACGGTCACCCGCTCGACGGCCGCAACGGTGCCGGGCCACGACCCGACGCCGATCGGTCTCGCCGGGAAGGGCTTTCGGGTCTTCCGCAGCGTCGTCCCGGTGCCACACCGGGCCTGTCGCCAACGGACTCCCAGCAGTCGCAGTCGCAGTCCTTGCCGGTCCGTGAGCCCCAGCAGGGTTCGGCGCATCGTGCACCCGCCCCGCAGCAGCGACCCGCGTCCCCCGGTCTTCCGCAGCGTCGGCCGGGCGCGACTCCCGGCCTGCCGGGACGGGCTTCCGGATCGTCCCCGTCCGTTCCGCAGAACCGGCCGCAGCAACAGCCGTCGGCGGGACCGCTCGCAGGTGGCGACGCCGCAGGTCGCCCGGACACACCGAACCGTCCCGACCTGCCCCAGCGCGCCCCCGCGCCGGACGCACAGCGCGCCCCCGAGCAGGATGCGGACCGTCGGCAGCAGGAACCCTCGACGGGTTTCCCGCAGCGTCGTCCGGGAAGCACGCCCGGTCTGCCGCGTCGTCAGCCGGGCAGCACGCCGGGGCTTCCGCAGCAGCCCGCTGCGTCGACCAACGCTTCCGAACCCGATTCGGCCGCAGCGGTCTCCGGCCCGAGCATCGCCGACGGTGGCTCCGTCTCGCCGCACAGCGACGCGCAGCAGGCGGCCCGCCATCGCTACCGGACCAACTCGGCGAAGACCGCATCGTTCTTCCAGCCGCGGTCCGACCTCGCGTCGGCCCGTCCGCAGCCGGCGAACACCCCGATCTTCACCACGATGATGTCGGACTGGCTCGTCGACCCGACGAGCCTTCCGGAGGACCGCAGGAAGCGGGAGTGGCGCTCCGCGGCGGACGCGGGTTGGGAAGCCGCACAGCGTGCTACCGAGTCCCCCGTGGAGGAGCACACCACCGCGGGTCTTCCGCGGCGCGCTCCCGGCGAGCGTCTGGTGCCGGGTGCTGTTCGGGCACCGGCAACGGGTGAGCTGCCGAGGACCATTCGACGTCGAGACCCGGAAGCCATCCGGGCCAACTTGAGCCGCCATCAGCAGGGTGTCCGCAACGGACGCGCCTCGGCGAATTCCAGCAATCGCGAGAACGACGAACAGGGAGTTCGATGA